In Hydra vulgaris chromosome 06, alternate assembly HydraT2T_AEP, a genomic segment contains:
- the LOC101236407 gene encoding stonin-1, producing MNWILFGENVIIKKRKPIEQFNLAMIDSSLESNESGSLISFISDSQDDSLNSCVSCNMSVKQLDELEFAHFDEVDHALKKTTQTKSCCVLNNNCADGMKTKNHQFGLKKVTQRNHVTCKEKDENLRGFQSLRNVFSDNTFLQPSMKKKKSSVFFKNLSVSSLNELLNERNKLLNNTLLDELTEKLEEFNKVTPRCENSFSSSFKDKTNKINNLNGETSSFCFPSSTCSDTSLDFSNDEIISSRLKLKGSRQEWIKFNEQDNNSINHISFENTGIKCTFQSENFETDKLYNLTNDHKYTICTTMKQGGGEENDFLSNKNNIEKILLDNESEEEINKLSKASITIHPKISLFRSSSVVKQKLSENTEEAFSFTEQSDSEQSNLKQKYASWNFWYRYPGRARRLGRRKWIPVTVFIENGFIKLHGTTKKGSEIFKEFPLHPFFVFTIPKVQRGNKDGQVHSVKLQYVKYKESRRLKNGSNVEHVPVYTPVLKLASRDLLSFREFLNEVERIIRHIPTFRSNMVSYRQEGIFVDCDDECNYLFSGDGKVLQYSITVQLRLRTFISGNPYITIFLNDMNYKDELIAKSLLEDLKPPETWIKPLKYEYHPCVDTKNTNGGVKFLPPDGCSFELLRFRVRAKSLPPLSTMASVEIINNNVVRLKASLCVFGGKNSVHYVREDVLLYIPIPGSWSTMFVRSKSLRGFNKYLKVKATYKTGDAALATLNQVSLQVSVGRATYEPAFGGLVWRLGSLPVIKGNNSGEALHTFQCQFELPFPIIMIEDFQPYAYVEFNVGHQVASDVIVHQVVVSDNKSPEKWICYRSNYMYKIKMKLL from the coding sequence ATGAATTGGATATTGTTTGGTGAAAATGTCATTATTAAGAAACGTAAACCGATTGAGCAATTTAACTTAGCCATGATTGATAGTTCCTTAGAAAGTAATGAATCAGGTTCtctaataagttttattagcGATTCACAAGACGACTCGCTTAATAGCTGTGTTTCATGCAACATGTCAGTAAAACAACTAGATGAGCTCGAATTTGCGCATTTTGATGAGGTAGatcatgctttaaaaaaaacaacgcaAACAAAAAGTTGTTGTGTACTTAACAACAATTGTGCAGATGggatgaaaacaaaaaatcatcaatttgGTCTTAAAAAAGTTACCCAGCGTAACCACGTGACAtgtaaagaaaaagatgaaaatcTGCGTGGTTTTCAATCTTTGAGAaatgttttttcagataatacatttttacaaccatcaatgaaaaaaaaaaagagctctgttttttttaagaacttatCGGTGTCTTCTTTAAACGAGTTATTAAATGAAAGGAATAAACTGCTGAACAATACACTTTTAGATGAGTTGACGGAGAAATTGGAAGAGTTTAACAAGGTTACGCCGAGGTGTGAAAACTCATTTTCTAGttcatttaaagataaaactaataaaataaataatctcaACGGGGAAACTTCTTCATTTTGTTTCCCTTCTTCAACTTGCTCGGACACTAGCTTAGACTTttcaaatgatgaaataatTTCTTCTAGATTAAAACTTAAAGGCTCAAGACAGGAGtggataaaatttaatgaacaaGACAATAACAGTATAAACCatatttcttttgaaaacaCTGGCATAAAATGTACTTTTCAAAGTGAAAATTTCGAAactgataaattatataatctCACAAACGATCACAAGTATACAATTTGTACGACTATGAAACAAGGCGGGGGTGAAGAAAATGACTTTctatcaaacaaaaacaatatagaaaaaatCCTTTTAGACAATGAAAGTGAAgaagaaattaacaaattatcaaaagCTTCTATCACAATACACCCCAAAATTTCACTATTTCGTTCTAGTTCGGTCGTAAAGCAAAAGTTATCAGAAAACACCGAGGAAGCATTTAGCTTTACTGAACAAAGTGATTCTgaacaatcaaatttaaaacaaaaatatgcaaGTTGGAATTTTTGGTATCGCTATCCAGGTCGTGCAAGACGTTTAGGTAGAAGAAAATGGATTCCGGTTactgtttttattgaaaacggttttattaaattacatgGAACTACTAAAAAAGGGTCAGAGATTTTTAAAGAGTTTCCTCTCCAcccattttttgtatttacaattCCAAAGGTTCAAAGAGGGAATAAAGACGGTCAAGTTCATTCTGTAAAATtacaatatgttaaatataaagaatcTCGGCGGTTAAAAAACGGATCAAATGTTGAACATGTACCGGTTTATACTCCTGTTTTAAAGCTTGCTTCTAGAGATTTACTTAGTTTTAGAGAGTTTCTTAATGAAGTTGAAAGAATTATTCGCCATATTCCGACATTTCGTAGCAATATGGTTTCATATCGTCAAGAAGGAATATTTGTTGACTGTGATGACGAATGCAACTATTTGTTTTCGGGAGACGGAAAAGTTCTTCAATATAGCATTACAGTACAACTTCGATTACGAACTTTTATTAGTGGAAACCCAtacataacaatatttttaaacgaTATGAACTACAAAGATGAATTAATAGCTAAAAGTTTATTAGAAGACTTGAAGCCTCCAGAGACCTGGATTAAACCACTGAAATACGAATACCATCCATGCGTTGATACAAAAAATACCAACGGAGGAGTAAAATTTTTGCCACCTGACGGATGTAGTTTTGAACTTCTTCGTTTCCGTGTTCGTGCTAAATCTCTCCCACCACTATCAACAATGGCAAGCGTAgagattataaataataacgTCGTTCGATTAAAAGCATCTCTTTGTGTTTTTGGTGGTAAGAACAGTGTTCATTACGTCAGAGAAGACGTTCTACTTTATATTCCGATTCCAGGCTCGTGGAGTACGATGTTTGTTCGTAGTAAAAGTTTACGTggttttaacaaatatttaaaagtaaaagccACATACAAAACTGGGGATGCTGCTTTGGCTACATTGAACCAGGTTTCCCTCCAGGTAAGTGTTGGTAGAGCTACCTACGAACCAGCATTTGGCGGGTTAGTTTGGAGATTAGGGTCTTTACCCGTCATCAAAGGAAACAATTCAGGTGAAGCTTTGCACACTTTTCAATGTCAATTTGAACTTCCGTTTCCTATTATAATGATTGAAGACTTTCAACCTTACGCCTACGTTGAATTTAATGTAGGACATCAAGTTGCTTCAGATGTTATTGTTCATCAAGTTGTTGTTTCTGATAACAAATCTCCAGAGAAATGGATATGCTATCGTTCTAATTATatgtacaaaattaaaatgaagttactgtaa